Within Saccharomonospora cyanea NA-134, the genomic segment GAGCGACCCTCTTCGAGTCGGCCCGTGAGACCTACAAGGCCGAACTCGACGAGGCCAGGGCCGCGGTGAAGGCAGCCGTCGACCCGGTGGAGAAGGCGGTCGCCGAGTTCGGTCAGGCGCACGCCAGGGCCGCGCTGAAGCTGCTGGACGCGGTGTCGTCGGCCTGACGGGCCGTGACGGTGGGTCAGCGAGAACGGTGAAGACGGCGAGTCGGAGCGACCGCCCGGGAAGCGGTCGCTCGATTTGCCGTAACCTTGTGTTTCGTGAGTGCCGACTTCGAAGCTGCGCTGAAGGACCTCGGCGGCAAGCTGGCCCAGATCGAGGCCGTAATGGATCTGGATTCGCTCCGCAAGGAGGTCGCCGAGCTGGAGGAGGAAGCCGCCCGGCCGGACCTCTGGAACGATCCAGAAGTCGCCCAGAAGGTGACCAGCCAGCTCTCCCACAAGCAGGCTTCCCTGAGGCGTGTCACCGAACTGCGTCAGCGGGTCGACGACCTCGCCGTGCTGCACGAGCTGGCCGAAGCCGAAGGTGACGCGGCGAGCCGGTCCGAGGCTGAGGCGGAACTCACCGACATCACTCGCGACGTCGACGCCCTCGAGGTCCGCACCCTGCTCTCCGGCGAGTACGACGAGCGCAACGCCGTCGTCACCATCCGGTCCGAGGCCGGTGGCGTGGACGCGGCCGACTGGGCGGAGATGCTCCTGCGCATGTACCTGCGGTGGGCGGAGCGGCACGACTACCCGACCCAGGTCTACGACATCTCCTACGCCGAAGAAGCGGGCATCCGGTCGGCCACCTTCAAGGTCAGCGGGCCCTACCTCTACGGGACGCTTTCGGTCGAGCAGGGCACCCACCGCCTCGTTCGCATCTCGCCGTTCGACAACCAGAGCAGGCGTCAGACGTCCTTCGCGCACGTCGAGGTGCTCCCGGAGGTCGAGGAGGTGGACCACGTCGAGGTGCCCGAGAAGGACATCCGCGTCGACGTCTACCGTTCGTCGGGCCCCGGTGGGCAGAGCGTGAACACCACCGACTCGGCCGTGCGCATCACCCACCTGCCCACGGGCATCGTGGTGTCGTGTCAGAACGAGAAGTCGCAGTTGCAGAACAAGGCCTCGGCGATGAAGGTGCTCCAGGCCAAGCT encodes:
- the prfB gene encoding peptide chain release factor 2 is translated as MSADFEAALKDLGGKLAQIEAVMDLDSLRKEVAELEEEAARPDLWNDPEVAQKVTSQLSHKQASLRRVTELRQRVDDLAVLHELAEAEGDAASRSEAEAELTDITRDVDALEVRTLLSGEYDERNAVVTIRSEAGGVDAADWAEMLLRMYLRWAERHDYPTQVYDISYAEEAGIRSATFKVSGPYLYGTLSVEQGTHRLVRISPFDNQSRRQTSFAHVEVLPEVEEVDHVEVPEKDIRVDVYRSSGPGGQSVNTTDSAVRITHLPTGIVVSCQNEKSQLQNKASAMKVLQAKLLQRKKEEERKELDALRDSGSSWGNQMRSYVLHPYQLVKDLRTEYEVGNPSAVLDGELDGFLDAGIRWRKQQAEVA